The Micromonospora siamensis genome contains the following window.
GTGACGGCGCAGCAGCCCACCGGTCACCGCGTCCTGACCGGACGCCGGCAGGACGAACGCGAGGATCTGGCCGCCCAGCAGGCCGGTCTCCCCGACCAGCACCACAGCCTGGCTGACCCGGGGGTGGCGCTCCAGCGCCTGCCGGATCTCGTTGAGCTCGATCCGGTGGCCGCGGATCTTGACCTGTCCGTCGGCGCGACCGGAGAACTCCAGGGCGCCGTCGGGCAGGAACCGGCCCAGGTCACCGGTGCGGTACAGGCGCGAGCCGGGCACCCCGGAGAACGGGTCGGGGACGAACGCCGCCGCGGTCAACGCCGGCCGGCCGAGGTAACCGCGGGCCACCCCGGCGCCGCCGATGCAGATTTCGCCGGTCCCGCCGGGCGGTGCGGCCGTACCCGCCGGGTCGTCCACGACGTACAGCGAGACGCCCGCGCACGGTGCCCCGATCGGCACCGAGGGCAGCTCGCCGTGCTCCGGGGTGACCTCGAACAGGGATGCCGCGACCGTGGTCTCGGTCGGGCCGTAGCCGTTGACGAAGCGGTGCCGGGCGGCGAACGAGGCGGCCAGCTTGGGCGGGCAGGCCTCCCCGCCCGAACCGACCACCGCCAGGTCGGGGAACTCCTGGTCGACCAGGGTGGCCAGCACCGAGGGCGGCAGCGCCACCGTGTGGATGCGCTCGCCGCGCAGCCGGTCGGCCAGCCGCTCGGGCGAGGCCACCTCCTCCTTGGTGGCGATGACCAGCGTGCCGCCGTTGGTCAGGGTGGCCAGGGTGTCGAAGACCGAGATGTCGAAGCTGAACGACACGCACTGCAGGGTGCGCCGCCCCGGGCCGACCTCCAGCGCCGGCGTCAGCCCCGCCAGCATGTTGCCCAGCGAGGCGTGGGTTACCTGGACGCCCTTGGGGCGGCCGGTGGAGCCGGAGGTGTAGATGACGTACGCCAGGTTGTCCGGGTGGGCGCCGGGACCGGTCGCGCTGCTGGCGGTTTCCGCGTCCGGGGCCAGCAGGGGGACGTCGCAGGCCCCGGCGAGGTGCTCGGCGGTGGGCCCGGTGCCGACCAGGACGGTGGCGGCGGAGTCGGCGAGCATGTATTCGAGGCGGGCCGGCGGGTACTCCGGGTCCAGTGGCACGTAGGCGCCGCCGGCCTTGAAGACGGCGAGCAGTGCGGTGATCCAGTCGGCGGTGCGGGGCAGGCAGATGCCGACGCGGGTCTCGGGGCCGACGCCGTGGGCGCGCAGGGCGGCGGCGAGGCGGTCGGCCCGGTGGTCGAGCTGGGCGTAGGTGAGGGACCGTCGCTCGGAGCTGACGGCCACGGCGTCGGGCCTCTCCCGCGCCCAGCCTGCGACCAGCTCGTGTGCCAGAGTGCCGGGACCGCTGCGCATCAGGACCCCTGCTCGGCCATCCGTCGGCGCAGGCTCAGTGGACGCATGTCGGTCCAGACCTCCTCGATGTGCGCCAGGCACTCCTCGCGGGTGCCGGTGGCGCCCTCGTCGCGCCAGCCCGGAGCGTTCTCCCGGCCGGCCGGCCAGATGGAGTACTGCTCCTCGTGGTTCAGCACGACCTTGTAGGGGCGGCTGTCCTGGTTGTCGCTCATCTCTCCTCCGTGGGTGGTGCCCGCTGCGGCACCCGGCGCCGGCGCGCGGCGGGGTGATCCGGGGCCCATTCGACCGTGGCGACGGCCGGTCACACCGCTGCCGGGGGAGGTACTAGAACAACACCTGGAACCTGTGGTGGAGCCACTGCGGACGGTGGCGTGGCTAGGTGAAGCCCTACACCTGCGGTCGGTACGACGACAGCGGCCGGGCCGGCGCGGACACTACGCATCGGACGCCCCGACCAGGGGCGATCCCACCGTTGGTCACGAGGAGGAACAGTGCCCGCAGCGTCGCTGACCGCCCGCCGCCGAGCCGGCGCCGTCCTGGTGGCCGCCGGGACCGTACTCGGGATGGGTGTCCTGGCGGTCCCCGGGCCCGCCGGGGCCGCCCGGCCCGTCGTCAACTCCGGCAGCGCCCGGGCCGTGCCCGGCAGCTACCTGGTGCTCTTCGCCGAGGGGGAGCGGCCCGACATCGCCGGCCGGTACGGCGTACGGGTCCGGGACAGCTACCACAGCGCGGTTCGCGGGGCGCTGGTCCAGGCGAGCGAGGAACAGGCGCGGCGGCTGGCGGCGGATCCGTCGGTGCGGCTGGTGGAGCAGGACACCAGGATCGAGCGGGTGGCGTCGCGCACCGGCACGCAGCAGGTCCCCTCCTGCGGCCTGGACCGGATCGACCAGCGGCAGCTACCGCTGGACGGCTCGTACACGTACCCGGCGGCGGCCGGCGCCGGCGTCGACGTCTACCTGGTCGACACCGGCATCGACTACCGCCATCCCGACCTCGCCCCCCGTGCCCGGCCCGGCTTCGACGCCTTCGGCGGCGACGGCGCCGACGAGCTGGGCAACGGCACCCTGATGGCCGGGATCGTCGGCGGCACCACGTACGGCGTGGCGAAGAAGGCCCGGTTGATCTCGGTGAAGGTGCTCGACGCGCAGGGCGGCGGCACCCTCGGTGGGGTGCTGGCCGGAATCGACTGGATCACCGCGCACGCCTCCGGCCCGTCGGTGGCCAACGTCGTCATCGGCGCCCCGGCCAGCGACGTGCTCGACGAGGCGGTACGCGCCTCCGTCGCCTCCGGTGTCACGTACGTGCTGTCGGCGGGGGCGAGCGCCGACGACGTCGACAACTCCTCTCCGGCCCGGGTACGCGAGGCGGTCACCGTCGGCTCGTCCGACTGCGCCGACACGGCGGCGTGGTTCAGCAACTACGGTCCGGGGCTGGACCTGTACGCTCCCGGGGTGGACATCACCTCCACCTGGCCGGGCGGCGGCACCAGCTCCGACTCCGGCACCTCGGTCTCGGCCGCGCACGCCTCCGGGGCGGCGGCGCTCTATCTGGGCGGGCGTCCCATGGCCACCCCGGCGCAGGTAGCCGGGGCCCTGGACCGGGCGGCCGTTGACGGCGCGCTCACCGGCGTACCGGCCGGCACGCCGAACAAGCTGCTCCAGACGGTGCGCTGACACCGGACGAGGTGACCCCGCCCCGATGGCACTGGACCTGCTGACCGCCGCGACCGTCCTCGCCGTGCTGGCGGCCGTGCACTGGTACCTGTACCGGCGACTGGTCCGCGACGTCTCGGCGACGGGCGGCCGGTG
Protein-coding sequences here:
- a CDS encoding MbtH family protein translates to MSDNQDSRPYKVVLNHEEQYSIWPAGRENAPGWRDEGATGTREECLAHIEEVWTDMRPLSLRRRMAEQGS
- a CDS encoding S8 family peptidase, which gives rise to MPAASLTARRRAGAVLVAAGTVLGMGVLAVPGPAGAARPVVNSGSARAVPGSYLVLFAEGERPDIAGRYGVRVRDSYHSAVRGALVQASEEQARRLAADPSVRLVEQDTRIERVASRTGTQQVPSCGLDRIDQRQLPLDGSYTYPAAAGAGVDVYLVDTGIDYRHPDLAPRARPGFDAFGGDGADELGNGTLMAGIVGGTTYGVAKKARLISVKVLDAQGGGTLGGVLAGIDWITAHASGPSVANVVIGAPASDVLDEAVRASVASGVTYVLSAGASADDVDNSSPARVREAVTVGSSDCADTAAWFSNYGPGLDLYAPGVDITSTWPGGGTSSDSGTSVSAAHASGAAALYLGGRPMATPAQVAGALDRAAVDGALTGVPAGTPNKLLQTVR
- a CDS encoding non-ribosomal peptide synthetase, whose translation is MRSGPGTLAHELVAGWARERPDAVAVSSERRSLTYAQLDHRADRLAAALRAHGVGPETRVGICLPRTADWITALLAVFKAGGAYVPLDPEYPPARLEYMLADSAATVLVGTGPTAEHLAGACDVPLLAPDAETASSATGPGAHPDNLAYVIYTSGSTGRPKGVQVTHASLGNMLAGLTPALEVGPGRRTLQCVSFSFDISVFDTLATLTNGGTLVIATKEEVASPERLADRLRGERIHTVALPPSVLATLVDQEFPDLAVVGSGGEACPPKLAASFAARHRFVNGYGPTETTVAASLFEVTPEHGELPSVPIGAPCAGVSLYVVDDPAGTAAPPGGTGEICIGGAGVARGYLGRPALTAAAFVPDPFSGVPGSRLYRTGDLGRFLPDGALEFSGRADGQVKIRGHRIELNEIRQALERHPRVSQAVVLVGETGLLGGQILAFVLPASGQDAVTGGLLRRHLADELPDYMVPNSITLVREFPLTPNHKVDHAALLAQGSGPRRRDVPVVAPRTPVEADLLRIWQEVLGQPEIGIRDDFFELGGHSLLAAQVVARIEKAHGVQLRLETLLAQGRTVEGLADAVSRAAAGGGTGRPPITRIPRPARRTVPS